One window of the Sparus aurata chromosome 7, fSpaAur1.1, whole genome shotgun sequence genome contains the following:
- the LOC115584996 gene encoding galactose-specific lectin nattectin-like yields MASALPLVVLLCLAVGQLDVSAAAACPSGWSLSGSRCFIVETRKLTMADAERNCIALGGNLASIHNINDYNWIRGLVKKAFGSDVHAWIGLSDAIEDGKWLWTDGSRFVFSRWGRGEPNNYGGQREDCTHINFRGEYWNDEPCTMKYASVCVGGR; encoded by the exons ATGGCGTCAGCTCTTCCTCTCGTTGTGCTCCTCTGTTTGGCCGTTGGACAGTTGGAC gtgtctgctgctgcag CCTGTCCTTCTGGTTGGTCTCTGTCTGGCTCGCGCTGTTTCATTGTTGAAACCAGAAAACTGACGATGGCTGATGCAGAG CGCAACTGCATTGCTCTTGGTGGGAACCTGGCCTCAATCCACAACATCAATGATTACAACTGGATCAGGGGACTGGTTAAAAAAGCCTTTGGCTCTGATGTGCATGCCTGGATCGGGCTGTCTGATGCAATTGAG GACGGAAAGTGGCTGTGGACTGATGGGTCGAGGTTTGTCTTCAGTCGCTGGGGTCGTGGGGAGCCCAACAACTACGGTGGACAAAGAGAAGACTGTACCCACATCAACTTCAGAG ggGAGTATTGGAATGATGAACCATGTACCATGAAGTATGCTTCTGTTTGTGTGGGGGGACGTTGA
- the LOC115585001 gene encoding galactose-specific lectin nattectin-like — protein sequence MASALPLIVLLCLVVGQLDVSAAADCPPGWSLFGSRCFIVQTNELTMADAERNCISIGGNLASIHNINDHNWISGMVKKALGSDKWAWIGLSDAIQEGKWLWTDGSRFVFSRWGSGEPSNKGDKEHCTHINYIGEYWNDYLCDAKLPSVCVGGR from the exons ATGGCGTCAGCTCTTCCTCTCATTGTGCTCCTCTGTTTGGTCGTTGGACAGTTGGAC gtgtctgctgctgcag ACTGTCCTCCTGGTTGGTCTCTGTTTGGCTCGCGCTGTTTCATCGTTCAAACCAATGAACTGACGATGGCTGATGCAGAG CGTAACTGCATTAGCATTGGTGGGAACCTGGCCTCAATCCACAACATCAATGATCACAACTGGATCAGCGGAATGGTTAAAAAAGCCTTGGGCTCTGATAAGTGGGCCTGGATCGGTCTGTCTGATGCAATTCAG GAGGGAAAGTGGCTGTGGACTGATGGGTCGAGGTTTGTCTTCAGTCGCTGGGGTAGCGGGGAGCCCAGCAACAAGGGTGATAAAGAACACTGTACCCACATCAACTACATAG GGGAATATTGGAATGATTATCTCTGTGATGCCAAGTTGCCTTCTGTTTGTGTCGGGGGACGTTGa